The genomic window TTGTTGAGCAACACCAACGATATGCATATAGATTTTATAAAATCTAATGTTAGCTTTTATGAAGACTTCAAAAGTTGTTTTGATCAGTTTTATCTATCTCAGGAAATTCAGCTGAGAAAACCTAATAAAGATATATTCGATTTTGTTTTAGAAAGTAACAATCTAAAACCAGAACATTGCTTTTTTGTAGACGACACAAAGGAAAATACAGACATGGCAGAATCTTTAGGCATTAAGGTTTGGAACATTGATGAAACCAATGAAGATGTGATTAATATGTTTAATCTTAAAAACAAATTCTTTTGATTTTTCTGATTCTTAGTGTTTTATCGTCAACAGCTATTTTTGTAC from Winogradskyella sp. MH6 includes these protein-coding regions:
- a CDS encoding HAD-IA family hydrolase codes for the protein MIDTLIFDFGDVFINLDKQGAMQNALNLFKTDTFDDDMIKTNMLYEVGKVSTEEFIDFYTSKFSYLNKNQIIEAWNYILKDFPEYRLKFIQQLAEEKRFKLILLSNTNDMHIDFIKSNVSFYEDFKSCFDQFYLSQEIQLRKPNKDIFDFVLESNNLKPEHCFFVDDTKENTDMAESLGIKVWNIDETNEDVINMFNLKNKFF